One genomic window of Medicago truncatula cultivar Jemalong A17 chromosome 1, MtrunA17r5.0-ANR, whole genome shotgun sequence includes the following:
- the LOC112420441 gene encoding uncharacterized protein, giving the protein MMCTESMRVTDIITDMRTNHGVGITFWRGWKAKVQARNIIDGDSAKQYLNLWRYAAEIKRASDANSVKINVVRSIPTLQPRFGSFYFCFEGCKQGFLNGCRPFIGVDGCHLKTQYGGQLLIAVGRDANDQYYPLAFGIVEVENTESWRWFLTLLLEDIGIEKRWVFISDQQKGLMSVFDEMFEVVEHRLCLRHLYANFKKKFGGGSAIRDLMMGASKATYYQAWEKKMQQLKAIDVPAWEWLMLVPTKLWCKHAFSFYSKCDVLMNNLSEAFNSTILCARDKPPITMCEFIRTYLMNRIATIRYKLTSWQQKVMPMPKKRLDVEIENSGSWIPIWRMDDEFEVSKLYEGFKYIVDIGKRTCTCNFWQLVGIPCRHAIAAMGKRSQKPEDYVDVCYSRATYEKCYSYSVSAINGEDMWPVVDVEEMLPPTY; this is encoded by the exons ATGATGTGCACTGAGAGTATGAGAGTCACAGACATCATAACAGATATGAGGACGAATCATGGTGTTGGTATCACCTTTTGGAGGGGTTGGAAGGCAAAGGTGCAAGCAAGAAACATCATTGATGGAGATTCagcaaaacaatatttaaactTATGGAGATATGCAGCTGAAATTAAGAGGGCCTCTGATGCTAACTCAGTGAAAATTAATGTTGTTAGATCTATACCAACCCTCCAACCCAGATTTggatctttttatttttgctttgaAGGTTGTAAACAAGGGTTCTTGAATGGTTGTAGACCCTTCATAGGTGTAGATGGATGTCATTTGAAAACACAATATGGCGGGCAACTTCTGATAGCTGTGGGAAGAGATGCTAATGACCAATATTATCCTCTTGCTTTTGGAATTGTTGAAGTTGAGAATACTGAATCATGGAGGTGGTTTTTAACTCTTTTACTGGAGGATATTGGAATTGAGAAGAGATGGGTATTTATATCtgatcaacaaaaa GGACTTATGTCTGTCTTTGATGAGATGTTTGAGGTTGTTGAACATAGACTTTGTCTCAGGCACTTGTAtgcaaattttaagaaaaaatttggAGGAGGGTCAGCAATTAGAGACTTGATGATGGGGGCATCCAAGGCAACTTATTACCAAGCTTGGGAAAAAAAGATGCAACAGTTGAAGGCAATTGATGTACCAGCATGGGAGTGGCTTATGCTTGTGCCTACCAAGCTTTGGTGTAAGCATGCCTTCTCTTTCTATTCTAAGTGTGATGTTTTAATGAACAACCTCTCTGAAGCTTTTAACTCAACAATATTGTGTGCAAGAGATAAGCCTCCAATTACCATGTGTGAGTTTATTAGGACATATTTGATGAATAGGATTGCAACTATTAGGTATAAACTAACTTCATGGCAACAAAAGGTAATGCCAATGCCTAAGAAAAGATTAGATGTTGAGATTGAAAATAGTGGAAGTTGGATTCCTATTTGGAGGATGGATGATGAGTTTGAAGTTAGTAAGCTTTATGAAGGTTTTAAGTACATAGTTGATATTGGAAAGAGAACATGTACTTGTAACTTTTGGCAATTAGTGGGTATTCCCTGTAGGCATGCAATTGCTGCAATGGGTAAAAGGTCTCAAAAACCCGAGGATTATGTGGATGTCTGTTATTCAAGAGCAActtatgaaaaatgttataGCTATAGTGTAAGTGCCATTAATGGAGAAGACATGTGGCCAGTTGTTGATGTGGAAGAAATGTTGCCACCAACTTATTAG